From a single Actinomyces viscosus genomic region:
- a CDS encoding ISAs1 family transposase translates to MLAGCRSLTAIWEHTTDLTGADLRSLGLEEGQALPSESTIRRVLQDLDPADLDAHLMTWFYTRTGTINGRTVIAVDGKTMRAARRGEDPAPHLLAALDHATGAVLTQERVAGKSNEIPALRVLLEPLDLDGVVVTADAMHTQVDTARWITRRGGHYVFTVKGNQKTLRRTLKALPWKDVPSISSVERCHGRWVRRTVKALEAPQRVDFPAAAQVIQIRRTRTVKGRKRVEVVYLICSLPMTDAQPEAVAAWVRGHWGIENRLHWIRDVVFDEDRHQLSTRNGPEIMAALRNLAISLIRLFLGPGVSIASTTRSLSRRPKRAISLQTQPTP, encoded by the coding sequence GTGCTGGCCGGCTGCCGGAGCCTGACGGCGATATGGGAGCACACCACCGACCTGACCGGCGCCGACCTGCGCTCTCTGGGGCTGGAGGAGGGGCAGGCCCTTCCATCGGAGTCCACCATCCGACGGGTGCTCCAGGACCTGGACCCCGCAGACCTCGACGCCCATCTGATGACCTGGTTCTACACGCGTACCGGCACCATCAACGGCCGCACAGTGATCGCCGTGGACGGCAAGACCATGCGTGCAGCGCGCAGGGGCGAGGATCCGGCGCCGCACCTCCTGGCCGCCTTGGACCACGCCACGGGCGCCGTGCTTACCCAGGAGCGGGTGGCCGGCAAGTCCAACGAGATCCCCGCACTCAGGGTTCTGCTTGAGCCCCTCGACCTGGACGGGGTCGTGGTGACCGCTGACGCCATGCACACCCAGGTGGACACCGCCCGGTGGATCACCCGGCGTGGTGGTCACTACGTGTTCACCGTCAAGGGCAATCAGAAGACCCTGCGCAGGACGCTCAAGGCCCTGCCGTGGAAGGACGTCCCGTCCATCTCCTCGGTCGAGCGCTGCCACGGTCGGTGGGTGCGGCGCACCGTCAAGGCCCTCGAGGCCCCTCAGCGGGTGGACTTCCCCGCCGCCGCCCAGGTGATCCAGATCCGACGCACCCGAACCGTCAAAGGCCGCAAGCGTGTCGAGGTGGTCTACCTGATCTGCTCCCTGCCCATGACCGACGCCCAGCCCGAGGCCGTCGCGGCCTGGGTCCGCGGGCACTGGGGGATAGAGAACCGTCTCCACTGGATCCGGGACGTGGTCTTCGACGAGGACCGTCACCAGCTGAGCACCCGCAACGGCCCCGAGATCATGGCCGCCCTAAGGAACCTGGCCATCAGCCTCATCCGCCTCTTCCTCGGGCCCGGCGTCTCCATCGCCTCAACCACCAGATCCCTGTCCAGACGCCCCAAACGAGCCATCAGCCTACAGACCCAACCAACCCCCTAA
- a CDS encoding sugar-binding transcriptional regulator, which yields MCAQLTRERASLLLEVARLYWDEGLDQASIAGKMGYSRPTVSRMLAEARRHGVVTVTVSHPIERLMALEERLTRAFGLKEARVAEDRADGASGPGAEVARVCGDLLLGHCGPRSVIAVSNGRAVGAVVHHLSERVWPESTTVAMLGSAGESFHLEDGPDICRNLALRLGGHYRSLPVPLVFDSLKNARAVRSEERVATTLELAARSDVALTGVGAVGETTSSPLLRRWMTPAVMRECRRKNVVAHVCGHHLDTEGNHVRTALCDRTLCLDPSRLSEIPLVIGVAAGRDKVEALRATLRGGYLSALATDESTARSLLEGA from the coding sequence ATGTGTGCACAGCTGACCCGGGAGCGGGCCTCACTGCTGCTGGAGGTGGCCCGCCTCTACTGGGACGAGGGCCTCGACCAGGCGAGCATCGCCGGGAAGATGGGCTACTCGCGCCCCACCGTCTCGCGCATGCTCGCCGAGGCCCGCCGCCACGGCGTCGTCACCGTCACCGTCTCCCACCCCATCGAACGGCTCATGGCCCTGGAGGAGCGGCTGACTCGGGCCTTCGGGCTCAAGGAGGCGCGGGTGGCCGAGGACCGCGCCGACGGCGCCAGCGGCCCTGGCGCCGAGGTCGCCCGGGTGTGCGGCGACCTGCTCCTGGGGCACTGCGGCCCCCGCAGCGTCATCGCCGTGTCCAACGGCCGGGCCGTGGGCGCCGTCGTCCACCACCTGTCCGAGCGGGTCTGGCCGGAGTCGACGACGGTGGCGATGCTGGGCTCGGCCGGGGAGTCCTTCCACCTCGAGGACGGCCCGGACATCTGCCGCAACCTGGCCCTGCGGCTGGGCGGTCACTACCGCTCGCTGCCGGTCCCCCTCGTCTTCGACTCCCTGAAGAACGCCCGTGCGGTGCGCAGCGAGGAGCGGGTGGCCACCACCCTGGAGCTCGCCGCCCGCAGCGACGTAGCGCTCACCGGCGTCGGCGCCGTCGGAGAGACGACGAGCAGCCCGCTGCTGCGCCGCTGGATGACGCCCGCCGTCATGCGCGAGTGCCGCCGCAAGAACGTCGTCGCCCACGTCTGCGGGCACCACCTGGACACCGAGGGCAACCACGTGCGCACGGCCCTGTGCGACCGCACCCTGTGCCTGGACCCCTCCCGGCTCAGTGAGATCCCCCTGGTCATCGGCGTGGCCGCGGGCCGGGACAAGGTCGAGGCGCTGCGAGCGACCCTGCGCGGGGGCTACCTGTCCGCCCTCGCCACCGACGAGAGCACTGCCCGCTCCCTCCTGGAGGGGGCCTGA
- a CDS encoding phosphotriesterase family protein, with protein MGIVRTIHGDVDPASLGVVNAHDHLIRVGAGEVYLDPDHLLIDEDKAVQEATSFVEASKRFAPSATIVDMCPASSGRGVLLLRDVVDRVPDLQVIQATGFHQQKVYLEWRQSWVNQYTVPEIADLLIADIVEGVDERDYMGPLVKRTDIRAGCIKWASAYGQITDWEVKTGQAVAIASKETGAPVNTHVTAGTCGPEQARFLIEQGVAPEKIAIGHIQRNWDPWVHEQIVATGAYVELDGTNRIKYVPDNARVELIKTLGAKGYGKQILLGTDSGKASYQKAYGSVSGIDYDPAVFCPRLIEDEGVDPAYVQDLLVGNAATFFAFDPLAG; from the coding sequence ATGGGCATCGTCCGCACCATCCACGGCGACGTCGACCCCGCGAGCCTCGGAGTCGTCAACGCCCACGACCACCTCATCCGGGTCGGCGCCGGGGAGGTCTACCTGGATCCCGACCACCTCCTCATCGACGAGGACAAGGCGGTCCAGGAGGCCACCTCCTTCGTCGAGGCTTCCAAGCGCTTCGCGCCGAGCGCCACCATCGTCGACATGTGCCCGGCCTCCTCGGGGCGCGGCGTGCTCCTGCTGCGCGACGTCGTCGACCGCGTCCCGGACCTGCAGGTCATCCAGGCCACCGGCTTCCACCAGCAGAAGGTCTACCTGGAGTGGCGCCAGTCCTGGGTCAACCAGTACACGGTCCCCGAGATCGCCGACCTGCTCATCGCCGACATCGTCGAGGGCGTCGATGAGCGCGACTACATGGGGCCGCTGGTCAAGCGCACTGACATCAGGGCCGGCTGCATCAAGTGGGCCAGCGCCTACGGCCAGATCACCGACTGGGAGGTCAAGACCGGCCAGGCCGTCGCCATCGCCTCCAAGGAGACCGGCGCGCCCGTCAACACCCACGTCACCGCTGGCACCTGCGGCCCCGAGCAGGCCCGCTTCCTCATCGAGCAGGGCGTTGCCCCGGAGAAGATCGCCATCGGCCACATCCAGCGCAACTGGGACCCGTGGGTCCACGAGCAGATCGTCGCCACCGGCGCCTACGTCGAGCTCGACGGCACCAACCGCATCAAGTACGTACCCGACAACGCCCGGGTCGAGCTCATCAAGACCCTGGGCGCCAAGGGCTACGGCAAGCAGATCCTCCTGGGCACCGACTCGGGCAAGGCCTCCTACCAGAAGGCCTACGGGTCGGTCTCCGGCATCGACTACGACCCGGCCGTCTTCTGCCCCCGCCTCATCGAGGACGAGGGCGTCGACCCCGCCTACGTCCAGGACCTCCTGGTGGGCAACGCCGCCACCTTCTTCGCCTTCGATCCCCTGGCCGGATGA
- a CDS encoding orotidine 5'-phosphate decarboxylase / HUMPS family protein produces the protein MTQQPAAPRLQVALDTLDLPSALGPLQRAAQYVDVIECGTILILCEGFHAVRAIRALFPDKQVLADVRIAEAGSKIARLAFEAGADLVSCVAGASMSTIRQVCQVADELGGEVQVELADEWFDPERARAWRRAGVEHVIVKRSRDREAGGDLSWKDEDMDRVDELAAMGFTVTITGGVSPADLPAFAGRDVGIVIAGRAIVAAEDPAAAAAELSATLEEVWT, from the coding sequence ATGACGCAGCAGCCCGCAGCACCCAGGCTCCAGGTCGCCCTGGACACCCTCGACCTGCCCAGCGCGCTCGGCCCCCTCCAGCGGGCCGCCCAGTACGTCGACGTCATCGAGTGCGGCACCATCCTCATCCTGTGCGAGGGGTTCCACGCCGTGCGAGCCATCCGCGCCCTCTTCCCCGACAAGCAGGTCCTCGCCGACGTGCGCATCGCCGAGGCCGGCTCCAAGATCGCCCGCCTCGCCTTCGAGGCCGGGGCCGACCTCGTCTCCTGCGTGGCCGGCGCCTCCATGTCGACGATCCGCCAGGTGTGCCAGGTGGCCGACGAGCTCGGCGGCGAGGTCCAGGTCGAGCTGGCCGACGAGTGGTTCGATCCCGAACGGGCCCGCGCCTGGCGCCGGGCCGGCGTCGAGCACGTCATCGTCAAGCGCTCCCGCGACCGTGAGGCCGGCGGCGACCTGTCCTGGAAGGACGAGGACATGGACCGGGTCGACGAGCTGGCCGCCATGGGATTCACCGTCACCATCACCGGCGGCGTGAGCCCCGCCGACCTGCCCGCCTTCGCCGGGCGAGACGTCGGCATCGTCATCGCCGGCCGGGCGATCGTCGCCGCCGAGGACCCCGCCGCCGCGGCCGCCGAGCTGTCCGCCACC
- the tkt gene encoding transketolase, translating to MSAEPLLTDLDRQTIAVSKALAADAVEKAGSGHPGTPISLAGVAWLLYQREMVHDPLDPGWLGRDRFVLSIGHASLVQYIQLFLAGYDIDLEGFTAFRSPAGLPGHPEFGEVPGVETTTGPLGAGFANAVGLAMAARREHGLLDAGTPLGESVFDHFVYTILGDGCMQEGVSSEAASLAGTQQLGNLIAIYDDNDISIEGNTDIAFTEDVSARFEAYGWQVLDVDWRTGPDGYAEDLEALHEAVVAARAETSRPTLIRLHTIIAWPSPTKQGQESSHGAKLGGEEIAGLKQALGLDPEQTFILPDDVVDRARTRAAENARAAHAVWDERFAAWQQANPDGAALLERLEAHRLPEGLQAALPTWEVGESLATRAASGKVLSALADAVPELWGGSADLAGSNNTTMAGEPSFLPASLAQAEGDGPFGRTIHFGVREHAMGSVLNGIALDGLTRPYGGTFMVFSDYMRPAVRLAALMGIGSIFVWSHDSIGVGEDGPTHQPIEHLAALRAIPGLAVVRPGDANETAAAWAEILRRHDEPAGIVISRQNLPVSASARAAADGVHRGAYVLAEATDASGQQVSPDVVLVATGSEVGVAVAARDILQEQGTPTRVVSAPCLEWFAQQDEAYRAEVLPAGAAKVSIEAGIAMGWREIVGDAGEIVSLDHYGASAAGTTLFEEYGFTGQNVAERARRALARTRG from the coding sequence ATGAGTGCTGAGCCGCTGCTCACCGACCTTGACCGTCAGACCATCGCGGTTTCCAAGGCCCTGGCCGCCGACGCCGTGGAGAAGGCGGGGTCGGGTCACCCCGGTACGCCGATCTCCCTGGCGGGGGTGGCGTGGCTGCTCTACCAGCGTGAGATGGTCCACGACCCGCTCGACCCGGGCTGGCTGGGGCGGGACCGGTTCGTCCTGTCGATCGGGCACGCCTCGCTGGTGCAGTACATCCAGCTGTTCCTGGCCGGCTACGACATCGACCTGGAGGGCTTCACGGCCTTCCGCTCCCCGGCGGGCCTGCCGGGCCACCCCGAGTTCGGTGAGGTGCCCGGGGTCGAGACGACGACCGGCCCGCTGGGGGCGGGCTTCGCCAACGCGGTGGGCCTGGCCATGGCGGCGCGCCGCGAGCACGGGCTGCTGGACGCGGGCACACCGTTGGGCGAGTCGGTCTTCGACCACTTCGTCTACACGATCCTCGGTGACGGCTGCATGCAGGAGGGCGTGAGCTCCGAGGCCGCATCCCTGGCCGGCACCCAGCAGCTGGGCAACCTCATCGCCATCTACGACGACAACGACATCTCCATCGAGGGCAACACGGACATCGCCTTCACCGAGGACGTCTCGGCCCGCTTCGAGGCCTACGGCTGGCAGGTGCTCGACGTCGACTGGCGCACCGGGCCCGACGGCTATGCCGAGGACCTGGAGGCGCTGCACGAGGCCGTCGTGGCGGCCCGCGCCGAGACGAGCCGGCCCACGCTCATCCGTCTGCACACGATCATCGCCTGGCCCTCGCCGACCAAGCAGGGCCAGGAGTCCTCCCACGGGGCCAAGCTCGGGGGTGAGGAGATCGCCGGGCTCAAGCAGGCCCTGGGCCTGGATCCTGAGCAGACCTTCATCCTGCCCGACGACGTCGTCGACCGTGCCCGCACTCGGGCCGCCGAGAACGCCCGGGCCGCCCACGCGGTCTGGGACGAGCGCTTCGCGGCCTGGCAGCAGGCCAACCCCGACGGGGCCGCGCTGCTGGAGCGCCTGGAGGCCCACCGCCTGCCCGAGGGGCTCCAGGCGGCCCTGCCGACCTGGGAGGTCGGGGAGTCCCTGGCGACCCGTGCGGCCTCGGGCAAGGTGCTCTCCGCGCTGGCCGACGCGGTGCCCGAGCTGTGGGGCGGGTCGGCGGACCTGGCCGGCTCGAACAACACGACCATGGCGGGCGAGCCCTCCTTCCTGCCCGCCTCCCTGGCGCAGGCCGAGGGGGACGGGCCCTTCGGGCGCACGATCCACTTCGGTGTGCGCGAGCACGCCATGGGCTCGGTCCTCAACGGGATCGCCCTGGACGGGCTCACCCGCCCCTACGGCGGCACCTTCATGGTGTTCTCCGACTACATGCGTCCGGCGGTGCGCCTGGCGGCGCTCATGGGGATCGGCTCGATCTTCGTGTGGTCCCACGACTCCATCGGCGTGGGCGAGGACGGCCCCACCCACCAGCCGATCGAGCACCTGGCGGCGCTGCGCGCCATCCCGGGCCTGGCCGTCGTGCGCCCCGGGGACGCCAACGAGACCGCCGCCGCCTGGGCCGAGATCCTGCGCCGTCACGACGAGCCGGCTGGCATCGTCATCTCGCGTCAGAACCTCCCCGTGAGCGCCTCCGCCCGGGCCGCGGCCGACGGCGTGCACCGCGGCGCCTACGTCCTGGCCGAGGCCACCGACGCCTCCGGACAGCAGGTGAGCCCCGACGTCGTCCTGGTCGCCACCGGCTCCGAGGTCGGCGTGGCCGTGGCCGCCCGCGACATCCTCCAGGAGCAGGGCACGCCCACCCGGGTGGTCTCCGCCCCCTGCCTGGAGTGGTTCGCCCAGCAGGACGAGGCCTACCGGGCCGAGGTGCTCCCGGCCGGTGCCGCCAAGGTCTCCATCGAGGCCGGTATCGCCATGGGGTGGCGGGAGATTGTCGGCGACGCCGGCGAGATCGTCTCCCTGGACCACTACGGCGCCTCCGCCGCCGGCACCACGCTGTTCGAGGAGTACGGCTTCACCGGGCAGAACGTGGCCGAGCGGGCCCGCCGGGCCCTGGCCCGCACGCGCGGCTGA